GGAGGATACCCCAGAAAGATGCATGGACGTGCTCGAGGAGATATCTTATCACGGTGAGCAGCTAACGTAGAGGCAAAAGCGAGACAGCCGAAGCTGCGTAGAGTATAGTAATTAATCTTCTCATCTACTGGACTAGAAACAACAATACTGTTGTTTCATGGATTCTGAATTCGGTTTCCAAAGAAATTTCAGCTAGCATTCTCTTCGCTGAATCGGCGGCAGAAATTTGGCAAGATCTAAAAGAACGTTTTCAACAGAGCAATGGTCCAAGAGTGTTTCAATTAAAGTGTGATCTGATCAACTTGCGTCAAGAACAAGATTCGGTCAGTGTATATTTCACAAAACTCAAAACGCTGTGGGAAGAATTGACAAGCTTTCGTCCTATGTGCAATTGTGGCAAGTGCACTTGTGAAGGTGTAAAGAAAATTGACGAATATTTTCACATGGATTATACGATGGCGTTTCTCATGGGTCTAAATGATTCCTTGGCTCAAGTCAGGAGCCAGATCTTACTGATTGATCCCATTCCACCCATTAATCGAGTTTTCTCCCTAATTGTGCAAGAGGAGCGTCAGAGGTCTTTAGGTTCACAAAGTGCAGAGCACAATTCAGTGGGAAGCATGGCATTTGCCATCAAGAATGAACAACACCAGCGGCATGCTCCCCACAGAGGGCAGTCAGCTATACAAAGAGAAAGGCCTTTTTGCACCAAGTGCAACATGCATGGACATACGATTGATACTTGTTACAAAATTCACGGATATCCTCCGCGATACAAGTTAAAGGACAAAGCTCCAAACAAATATTCTCATGCAGTTGCCAACCAGCTATCTGGGCCGTCCAAAATTTCAAGTCCTGAACCTCATCCATCACAGAATATGCTTCAGAATTTTAACAAAGCTCAAGTTGAGCAGTTGATGGCTATGTTTACTCAGCACTTATCCACTTTTGGTTCTACTGATAATCCACCTACTGATAATCCCACAGGTATTTGTCTATCTATATCTGAACCTAGAAGCTTATACTCACCCACATGTTGGATTGTTGATTCTGGAGCATCTCGCCATATATGCTCGAATCCGTCACTTTTTCAAGCATACAAAACAGTGCATAGCTCGATGATCACACTACCAAATCATGATTCCATAAGGGCTAAGTATTGTGGTGACATTAGACTTAATAGTTCCCTGATGCTTAAGGATGTGCTTTATGTTCCGGAATTCAAGTTCAATCTTTTATCGGTGAGTTCTCTTCTTGATGACAAAAAGTATGTGATATCCTTCTACCATGATTTATTCATTATCCAGGAACCCCTGACCCAAAGGATGATTGGCAAGGGTAGAAAAATTGAAGGGCTATACATTCTTGATACCATATTGCGGAAGAAAGTTTTTATTTCTGAATGAATGAAAAATGAGTCTCACAGTTGGTTTTGATCACATTTCTCCATTAACCGTAAACTAACTTGGTTAACTAACTCATCTAACTAACTTGATCTATTTAATATCTAATAGCGGACGCAGCCTCTGATGACCCTTTTGTCTTCCACCAAAGCGAGAACCAAAATCTCAGCTTCCGCAGCTACCACTTCTCGGCTAATTTTGAATCCCAAAATCTCTAGGATAAGCTCAAAATCAAAACCGGATTGGGACTCGAATACATCTAAATCAGATCCGCTCGAAGCCCAGCCACAAATCTTGCGTAATTTGTTTTCCGACTTACCTTTACAGAAAAAGGAACCAGACAACCTTCAAAATTACAAGAATGCTTCGGAGTTCCTCCTTCCTGGAGGCCACTGCACATCCAGATTTGCTTCATTAGTGAGCTCAAGGGGTAAAGATCTTAACTTTCAGGCTGATGTTTTGGTTCAGACAAAAGGTCAAGGTTGTTCTGACAGAAGTGCAGATTTCGAAGAATTTAATGTTGAACCTGTTGCTAACGGGATGGCAAAGAGAAAAGGAAGGAAGGGCCTTAATTTGATAGGAGGTAATGTTCCTGATGCACTGCCCATGAAAAGGCCTAAATGTGTAAGTGAAGGCAATTTTGTGAAGCTTAATATTAACGGCTACGGGAGGAAAAAGTTCAGATATGTGAATAAAAAGAACAGCTTCAGTAAATCAAGTAGGCGATGGAAATTTAATAGAAAAACTaaagaaatcagaagagttggAGGAGAAGACTGTGAGGCTTTTGATGAAGAAGGTTTGGTTGTGGATGTCCAAGAGGGGGAAGTTGGATTATGTTTTGATGATAATGAACTGATTGTAGAGGCCGTGATGAAGGTGAGAAATGAGGCATCCGAAAAGAATTTGTTGAATTTGTTGAAGTTGACACATAGTTATGATTCATTTGTTGGTATGGTATTCTTTTGTCTTGGGAAATCAAGGAATATAAATGGGTGAACCAAATGGCTAGGAGAAAATAGTCGAGGCAAGAGTTTGACTCTTTTTCCTTAAAACGATATTGCCTCGCCCCGATGCTCACGGTTGTTGGCAATTCGTTTCCCAAGATACAACGATTACGACTTTAAAATAGTTGCACTACAAATTTTAAATCACACGAACTTGAAATGTTTAGAACGCTATCAagatggtatgcaaactttctAATTTCGAATTCTAAACGTTAAACTTAAAAATCCAATTCCAAGAGTTTAAATCTTGCAAAACTTGGATTTAAGTGTAAAtgcttaaaaaattcaaaactagAAGACAACTCTCAAATTTAATtccaaagttcgaatttaagcGTATAAGCTTAGAAAATTCAAACTCAAGATTTTatatcttgaaaatttgaactttAAGCGCTAGTGCTTAAAAATTCGCATAAAGAACTAAATCAGAGAGAAGAGAAGAGAGGAAGTTGGTGCAATGAATGAAATGTGAAAGATCTTATTCATAGAAGGTGAAAATTCTCCGTGAAATGATGCACCATTTCATGACAtcatttcattaattaatgaatCACAACTTGGCCTTTCGGCCAAGTCCACAAGAGGCGTCACATTAATATGAAATCACACGGCTTATAATTacttattaatttatatatattatataatattacaatataataatatattataatataataatatattatatatattataattatatatatatataatattttcaatTCAATCTTTTCACTCTATAAAATTTGAACTCGATTAATTTCTCATTTACCCTAATTGGTAATCGAGAAATAATTCCGTTCGCTACGTAGCTCGTTCGAATTATTTAATCGATTCTAAATGAGTACAAAACTCATTtttctaacaatctcccacatgaatgaaaattaatgCATGTGACTATGCTGACTCGACAAATAGCGTTCTAGCAAAATATTATTGCATCAGGATAGGTAGCTTTTGGCTTTGAACCTTCCTTAGTAAGATATAATCGGATTTACTTGGC
This window of the Primulina tabacum isolate GXHZ01 chromosome 12, ASM2559414v2, whole genome shotgun sequence genome carries:
- the LOC142521420 gene encoding uncharacterized protein LOC142521420, coding for MTLLSSTKARTKISASAATTSRLILNPKISRISSKSKPDWDSNTSKSDPLEAQPQILRNLFSDLPLQKKEPDNLQNYKNASEFLLPGGHCTSRFASLVSSRGKDLNFQADVLVQTKGQGCSDRSADFEEFNVEPVANGMAKRKGRKGLNLIGGNVPDALPMKRPKCVSEGNFVKLNINGYGRKKFRYVNKKNSFSKSSRRWKFNRKTKEIRRVGGEDCEAFDEEGLVVDVQEGEVGLCFDDNELIVEAVMKEWSVGCNKDGD